In one window of Flavobacterium ginsengisoli DNA:
- a CDS encoding lanthionine synthetase LanC family protein, with translation MKIEKYIWESFANEKKIGLLTGLSGMALFYDKMYAVYKEDVYLEKLESIVEKVNNILEKEPTLSSLCSGLAGFGLLLLSLKNSSIEIDSEYFEDIDVILLEDLRSFSETDNYDFLHGSMGVAMYFIERCKSYKSQNNISKLNKFAEDLIHKMNQNFKEVLVSETALENDDRFCIYFGIAHGVACYLNFLIHLDQNFDELTSDITSVIKTGVAFLESYKRFDENSKQYYPNLLLIKSGTIVGSRLSWCQGDFGISNALYNCGVFFNEDRLIDEAKMLIKASCQMTLEESLVNDMGICHGSGGIALQYYLASKKYNIDFSPEIEKWLDIANTQTLNYKSFLSFEKGEYHEENNLLEGAAGLGMTLLTVENKIDTKWLEFINLF, from the coding sequence TTGAAAATTGAAAAATATATTTGGGAATCATTTGCGAATGAAAAAAAGATTGGACTGTTGACAGGTTTATCAGGAATGGCTCTATTTTATGATAAAATGTATGCTGTTTATAAGGAAGATGTTTATCTGGAAAAGTTGGAAAGTATTGTTGAAAAAGTGAACAATATTCTTGAAAAAGAACCTACATTATCTTCTTTATGCTCTGGTTTAGCAGGTTTTGGTCTATTACTATTAAGTTTAAAAAATAGCTCGATTGAAATTGATAGCGAATATTTTGAGGACATAGATGTTATTTTATTAGAAGATCTTAGAAGTTTTAGCGAAACAGATAATTACGATTTTTTGCACGGTTCTATGGGAGTTGCCATGTATTTTATTGAAAGGTGCAAATCTTATAAAAGCCAAAATAACATATCTAAGTTAAATAAGTTTGCAGAAGATTTGATTCATAAAATGAATCAGAATTTTAAAGAAGTGCTGGTATCTGAAACGGCATTAGAAAATGATGATAGATTTTGCATTTATTTTGGCATTGCCCATGGTGTGGCGTGTTATTTGAATTTTCTGATCCATTTAGATCAAAATTTTGACGAGCTTACATCAGACATTACATCAGTAATAAAAACAGGAGTGGCATTTTTGGAGTCTTATAAAAGGTTTGATGAAAACTCGAAACAATATTATCCCAATTTACTTCTAATAAAATCGGGTACAATTGTAGGTTCAAGATTGTCTTGGTGCCAGGGCGATTTTGGCATCTCAAATGCACTTTACAATTGCGGTGTTTTTTTTAATGAAGATCGTTTAATAGACGAAGCAAAAATGCTGATTAAAGCATCTTGCCAAATGACTTTAGAAGAATCTCTTGTGAACGATATGGGAATATGTCATGGTTCTGGCGGGATTGCATTACAATATTATTTGGCTTCAAAAAAATACAATATTGATTTTTCTCCGGAGATAGAAAAATGGCTAGATATTGCCAATACTCAAACTTTAAATTATAAATCCTTTTTATCATTTGAAAAAGGAGAATACCATGAAGAAAATAATCTTTTGGAGGGTGCTGCAGGTCTTGGAATGACTTTGCTAACAGTAGAAAATAAGATTGATACCAAATGGCTCGAATTTATAAATCTATTTTAA
- a CDS encoding lantibiotic dehydratase — protein MNFFDAIIKRAVNFSVQSYTENKNDVIRFFEQDDLFQLSILVSSNSLFHDVKKKKTEKIETSLAKYYTRAHFKPTPFGLFSSVGVVNWGTATQLSKSKKISLSVTHDNLFLSLQKEKQIMENWTLFQYSINPSMHFVGEEKIGFYNSKPKINDKIEINFVELDYDEDLKWLLEQFKSKPDMSSLINALLEQGFEKEDVEDYLLRLIDTGLLIENFMFNPYAKKLENKQMPYLSDLISKGNFQLNSAEDIKSFNNQYLHEQNLFFGEIGSERFSHSINSFEMQSGQLNADIKSSVKKYIDFVLTYNFNTKPVTGKINEFIAKVSEHYNDGFIPLNTIFNPYSGITYFDDNSDYILKLHQDIFCKVIASSETELVLDLPIADDIAEKRKSLPLTFSVLVEVLKCKKTGKEITYMQAFAGGSALNIISRFSEVNKELCQQITNFEKEFHKDKILADINCVGNFRSINIAPKKQLYDFCIPLNTSNTASKNPVFVSDIYMHLQGDKFRLVSKEYQKEIIPKKVSAVNPKVSESDLYKFLCDLELYNQEIYAISFDFNTYACFKDYIPRIYLDEAILLSRPNCYW, from the coding sequence ATGAATTTTTTTGATGCAATTATTAAAAGAGCTGTTAATTTTTCTGTTCAGTCCTATACTGAGAATAAGAATGATGTAATACGTTTTTTTGAACAAGACGATTTATTTCAGCTTTCAATTTTAGTTTCTTCAAATAGTCTATTTCACGATGTAAAAAAGAAGAAAACGGAGAAAATAGAAACTTCGCTGGCAAAATATTATACAAGAGCTCATTTCAAGCCAACGCCTTTTGGCTTATTTAGCAGTGTGGGAGTTGTAAATTGGGGAACTGCGACCCAATTGTCAAAATCTAAAAAAATTAGTCTATCTGTAACACATGATAATTTGTTTTTGTCTCTACAAAAGGAAAAACAAATTATGGAAAATTGGACATTATTTCAATACTCAATAAATCCTTCTATGCATTTTGTTGGAGAGGAAAAAATCGGTTTTTATAATTCTAAACCCAAAATCAACGACAAAATCGAGATAAATTTTGTAGAGCTAGATTATGATGAGGATTTAAAATGGCTTCTTGAACAGTTTAAATCAAAACCTGATATGAGCTCTCTTATAAACGCATTGCTGGAACAGGGATTTGAAAAAGAGGATGTAGAAGACTACTTATTGCGACTTATTGATACTGGATTATTGATTGAAAATTTTATGTTTAATCCATACGCTAAAAAATTAGAAAATAAGCAGATGCCTTATTTATCCGATTTAATAAGTAAGGGAAATTTTCAGTTAAACAGTGCCGAAGATATTAAATCGTTTAACAATCAATATCTGCATGAGCAAAATTTATTTTTTGGAGAAATCGGAAGCGAACGCTTTTCACATTCTATTAATTCTTTTGAAATGCAGTCTGGACAGCTTAATGCAGATATAAAGTCATCAGTAAAAAAATATATTGATTTTGTACTAACCTATAATTTTAATACAAAACCTGTTACAGGAAAAATAAACGAATTTATTGCCAAAGTTTCAGAACATTACAATGACGGTTTTATTCCTTTAAATACAATATTTAATCCTTATTCAGGCATAACCTATTTTGACGATAATTCAGATTATATTCTTAAGCTTCATCAGGATATTTTTTGCAAGGTTATCGCTTCTAGCGAAACAGAATTAGTATTGGATCTTCCTATAGCGGATGATATTGCGGAAAAAAGAAAAAGTCTGCCTCTTACCTTTAGCGTGCTTGTTGAGGTTTTAAAATGTAAAAAAACAGGAAAAGAAATCACCTATATGCAAGCCTTTGCAGGTGGCTCTGCTTTGAATATCATTTCGAGATTCAGTGAGGTTAATAAAGAACTTTGCCAACAAATCACCAATTTTGAAAAAGAATTTCATAAGGATAAAATTTTAGCAGATATTAATTGTGTCGGAAACTTTCGAAGCATAAATATTGCTCCCAAAAAACAGCTGTACGATTTTTGCATTCCTTTAAATACTTCTAATACAGCAAGTAAAAATCCTGTATTCGTCTCAGACATTTATATGCATTTACAAGGCGATAAATTTCGGTTAGTATCAAAAGAATATCAGAAGGAAATTATACCTAAGAAAGTTTCAGCGGTCAATCCTAAAGTATCTGAATCTGATTTATACAAATTTTTATGTGATCTTGAACTGTATAACCAAGAGATTTATGCCATTAGTTTTGATTTTAATACGTATGCTTGTTTTAAAGATTATATTCCCAGAATCTATTTAGATGAAGCTATTTTATTATCCCGGCCCAATTGCTATTGGTAA